Part of the Paenibacillus terrae HPL-003 genome is shown below.
TTCATTTCATTGAAAAAAACCTGAAAAATTTAACATTTTATGCATCAAAAGCCCTCTTTTTTAAAAAAGATAGGGCTTTTTTCTTATTGTAATTAGGTCCCAACTCTACGAAACTTAGAATATATGACACAAAGCAATTATTTTCTACTTAAGACCTAAGAGAAATGTATAATTATGAAATTTTATTGTCGAAAAAAAGTGAAAAATCTTGTTTTATTGAATCTTACTTTGGAGTAGACGCTGGAAGGAGGAGCTAAATGAATCTGCTGGGTGATATGAGCTTTCAAAAACTTCAGGCAGGTGTTCAGGCAGCAAATACGAGACAACGTGTGATGGCCAACAACATTTCCAATGAGGATACCCCGTATTTTAAGCGTTCAGAGGTTTCATTTGAAGAATTGCTTCAGCAGCAAATGGGTGGCGACGTGACACCATTACGTGGAAAAGTAACCAATGCGAAACATTTTCAGATAGGACCTACGAACTCCATTCCAGATGCTGTGGTTACCAAAGATGGGTATTCTGTCATGAACAACAATATGAATAACGTGGATATCGACAGAGAAATGAGCCTTATGGCTGAGAATCAACTGAGATATAATACCTACATCCAAGAAATTAGTGAACGCATCAAAATGATGAGAACAGCGGTAGAAGGGAGATAGGACCAGGTGAAAATTAACAACGGCTTTGATATCAGCGCCTCTGCTCTTACGGCCCAAAGGTTGCGGATGGATGTCATATCAAGCAACATTGCCAATGCAGAGACAACCCGGGCAAAAGTGGAGAATGGACAGGCGGTCCCATATCGGAGAAAAACGGTTGTTTTGGAGCCTAACCAATCTCGGTTTGCCGATGTTTTGCAGGCTCAAATGGAAGGAAATGGAACAGGTGCCGCTGGCGTCAAGGTTTCGCAAATACAGGAAGATCAGTCACCTTTGAAGCCTGTGTACAATCCGGGTCACCCGGATGCTGATAAAGATGGCTATGTATATATGCCTAATGTAGACATTATGAAAGAAATGGTAGACATGATTTCCGCGACACGCTCTTACGAAGCCAATGTAACAGCTCTGAATGCATCCAAGGCAATGGTTTCCAAGGCACTTGAAATCGGTCGCTAAGTTCCAGGACTACTAACTACAGAATAGGGAGAGTAAAACATGATCCAGAACGCCATGTTTAATGTACAGACACCGGCAATACAGCAAATTCAATCGCCTAACAATGAGTTGACGAAAGCGACGCCTTCCGAATCCTTGAAGGATTTTGGTTCGTTCCTAAAGGATGCGCTCAATGAAGTGGGGCAGCAGGAAGCCGCTACACACACGATGTCCGACCAGTTCATGGCAGGAAAAGTTGATGTTGATCAGGTCATGATCACTTCCCAACAAGCGCTGCTTTCCTTGCAGCTTACTACTCAGGTCCGAAACAAAGCGATTGAAGCCTATCAGGAGATCATGCGTACACAGATGTAAAGAGGGTCTAGCAAAGTTTCGGATGGGGTGACGGAGTGAACGAGAGAATCGCCCAATATCGGGATAAGATTTCCGGGTATTGGAATAATTTCAGCAAAAAACAGAAGATATTACTTGTTTCGACATTGGCATTCATCATCATTGCCATTGTAGTGCTAACGATGCAGTTTACCAAAACCGAATATGAAGTGGCTTTTCGGGATTTAAACGCAAACGATGCAGCCGGGGTCATTAAATATCTCGATTCTGCGGGTATTCCGTATCAGCTCAATGCTGGCGGGACACAAATCGCAGTCCCAACCGCAAACGCGGATAAGGCAAAGGTAGATGTTGGGTCTCAAGGCCTAATTCAAAAGGGTTCAATCGGCATGAGTGCCTTTGACCAGTCCTCTTCAGCAATTGGCATGACGGAGAACGAGTTCAATGTGAAGTACAATAACGCATTGAACGGCGAAGTGCAGCAACTGTTGGAACGGATGGATGGTGTCCAAAGTTCCAAAGCTGTCATTAATATGCCGAAGGAAAACATTTTTGCCGGGCTTGAAGAAAAGGACAAAGCTTCTGCCTCGGTTCAAATGGAATTCGAACCTGGCTTTACGCCAAACCAGCAAGCCATCGACGGATACTTTAATCTGGTAAAGACGGCTGTGCCAAATTTGCCTGTAGAAAACATTACGATCACCAATAAGGAGTATGAACTGATTCCAACGGCCAAGGGCGGTCAAGGAGGTCTCTCCAGTGGTGTTGAGGAAAACATGGCTCTGCAGAAGAAGTTTGAGAGCGATGTAAGGAATAATGTCCAACAATTTTTGTCGAAAATTGTTGGCGAAGACAAAGTGAATGTGCTGGTTATGTCACAGCTAAATTTCGACAAAGTAACGTCGAAAGAACAGCTGGTCACACCAGTTGATCAAACGAAAATGAAGGGCATTGAAATCAGTGCCCAGCAAATTCAGGAAAGCTACACTGGCAGTAGTGGACAAACCGGAGGAGTCGCAGGTACAGGAACGCAGGATGTGCCTGGTTACCCTGGAGGAAGCAATTCGGGCAACACAAGCTCGGATAAGAGCTCAAGCACAATTAACTACGAAGTTAACCGAATTGCGAAGGATATTATCCAAAGTCCGTACACTGTAAAAGATTTAACCATTAATGTAGCAGTTGAACCACCAACGGGGCAGCAAACTTTGGATGCAGCAACTCAGGCCGCAATCCAAAACATCTTGGTTAATATCGTGAGAGCTTCATTAGCGAATTCCGGCATTACTATTACAGACGCTGATTTAGCCAAAAAAGTTTCAGTTTTCTCTCAAACCGTACCGGCGCCAGCGAGCACCAACACGTTTTTCTCAGCATCGAACCCTTGGGTATGGGGCATCGGGGCTGCTGTACTGGCACTGTTGGCAGGCGTAATCTTCCTGATTGTACGCGGTCGTCGTAAGCAGCAGGAAGAAGAATTAGATGAAGATCTGCAACTTATGCCAACACCGACGGAGTTCCCGTCCATTACCATGGAAAGTGTGACAAATGAAAGTCAAGTGCGTAAACAGCTTGAGAGTCTGGCGAAAAAGAAACCCGACGAATTCGTCAATCTGCTTCGTACATGGCTGGCTGACGAATAGAGGTGAGTTCATTGGCAAAAGCAAGCAGTCAAGGTTTAACGGGAAGACAAAAAGCGGCAATTCTGCTAATCACGATGGGGCCGGAAGTATCTGCTCAAATATTCAAGCATTTGCGTGATGAAGAGATTGAGCAACTTACATTGGAAATCGCCAATGTGCGGAAGGTCGATGCAGCGGAAAAAGATTCGATTATGGCTGAGTTTCATCAAATTTGCTTGGCTCAGGAGTACATTTCCCAAGGCGGCATCAATTATGCCAAAGAGATATTGGAAAAGGCACTCGGATCGCAAAAAGCAGTTGAGGTCATTAACCGTCTGACGGCGACGTTGCAGGTGAGACCGTTCGATTTTGCCCGCAAGGCTGATCCAAACCAGATTTTGAACTTTATACAGAACGAAAATCCACAGACGATTGCTCTCGTGCTCTCGTACTTGCAATTTGAGCAGGCGGCGGCGATTCTGTCGTCCCTGCCTCAGGAAAAGCAGGCTGAGGTGGCCCGGCGTGTCGCTGTAATGGACAGCACTTCGCCGGAAGTCATTTCACAAGTGGAACGTGTGCTGGAGCAAAAGCTGTCAGCAACCGCCACGCAGGATTACACGAATGCGGGTGGTATCGAGTCCATTGTTCAGATTCTGAATGGCGTAGACCGAGGAACCGAACGTACGATCCTCGACTCGCTTGAAATTCAGGACCCTGAACTGGCCGAGGAAATCAAGAAAAGAATGTTCGTATTCGAGGATATCGTCAATGTGGACAACCGTTCCATTCAACGTATTATCCGCGATATCGACAATGCCGATTTGCAGTTGGCGCTTAAAGTGTCCAGCGAAGAAGTACGCGATGTGATTTTCCGAAATATGTCGAAACGGATGGCAGAAACCTTCAAAGAGGAAATGGAGTATATGGGACCGGTACGGCTGCGTGATGTGGAAGAAGCGCAGACTCGCATCGTATCGACGATCCGCAGATTGGAAGAGGCCGGTGAGATTATAATCGCACGCGGCGGAGGAGATGACATCATTGTCTAACTTGATCAAATCTTTCCAATATGTGCCTGTTGAAGCTTTGAAGACCATTGATGTGGCACATACGTATGCGCCGGAAACGTCGGACGAGGAAGTCACAACTGAACATATAGAGCCGGAACCGCAGAGAGATTACGAGACTGAACGGCTCCGGGATGAAATGCTGAATGATGCCAAGGATTTTGCTGAACGGCAGGTTCGTGAGGCGGCTGAAGAAGCGGAACGGATGCTTCAGGAGGCGCAGCAGCAGATTGAAACCTGGTGGCAGGAACGCCGTGAGCAGGACGAGCAGTTAACAGAGTCCTTAAAGGCTGACGGGTTTCAGCAAGGCTATGAGGAAGGCCAAAAGTTGGCTGAGGCCGAGCTTCAGGCGAAATCGGAACAGATGATGGTAGAAGCGCAGGATATTTTGCGTCAGGCCTATGAGACCAAGGAGCAATTGATTCAGGAGGCTGAGCCTTTTCTGGTTGAGCTGAGTAGTGCCATTGCTGAGAAAGTTATTGAAAAACAACTTAGTATTGAGCCTGAATACACAATTGAGCTCATTCGTAAAAACTTGGCTCGTAAGCGGGAAAAAGGAACAATTACCCTGTGTGTGTCGCCTCAGCATTTCGCATTTGTGCAAGGTGCACGCGAAGAATTGTCATTAACTGTCGATTCGCAGGCAGAACTGCAAATTATTCCTGATGGTACTGTGAAGGATCGCGGCTGCGTCATTCGTTCTTCCTTTGGAAGTGTGGATGCGCGGATAGATACACAACTGGCTGAGATCAAAAAGGAACTGCTGCGTCTGGCACATGAGAACGAGGAGCGAAGACATGAAGGGGCTTAATACGCAGCGCTACATGGATCATTTGCGACAACTGGACCCGGTTCGGGTAAACGGCAAAGTGACACAGGTTATCGGTTTGATGGTGGAATCGGAAGGTCCGGACGCCAGTATCGGGGATGTTTGTTACATTTATCCGGGTAAAACGGCTAAGCCGCTGCAAGCGGAAGTTGTAGGCTTTAGAGACAACAAGGTACTTTTGATGCCGCTTGGAGAACTGCAATCCATTGGTCCCGGTTGTGATGTCGTAGGAACAGGGAAGCCATTGAACGTGCAGGTGGGGTCGGAGCTGTTGGGCAAAGTGCTGGACGGTTTGGGCCAACCTTTGGACGGCTCGTTGATTCCATCACGGATGGCGAGATACTCGACCTTCAACATTCCATCGAATCCGCTAAGTCGCCCGCGTGTGCAGGAGCCAATCAGTATCGGTGTACGAGCCATTGACGGATTGCTTACCATCGGTAAAGGACAGCGGGTCGGTATTTTCGCAGGCTCCGGTGTAGGTAAGAGTACCCTGATGGGAATGATTGCCCGTAATACGGAAGCAGATGTGAACGTAATTGCTCTGATCGGGGAACGTGGACGCGAGGTGCTGGACTTTATTGAACGGGATTTGGGACCGGAAGGGCTTGAACGTTCAGTAGTCATTGTGGCAACTTCCGACCAACCCGCGTTGATCCGAATTAAGGGTGCGCTCATTGCAACGACGATCGCTGAATACTTCCGGGATCGCGGATTGAACGTCATGTTGATGATGGACTCGGTTACCCGGTATGCGATGGCGCAACGTGAAGTAGGATTGGCAGTCGGAGAGCCACCAGCGATGAGGGGTTATACCCCTTCCGTATTCGCCAGTTTGCCCAAGTTGCTGGAGCGTGCGGGAACCGGACCTACAGGTTCGATAACCGCTTTTTATACGGTGCTGGTCGATGGTGATGACATGAATGAACCCATCGCGGATGCGGTGCGCGGGATCTTGGATGGGCACATTGTGCTCAACCGGGGGATAGCGAATAAAGGACATTTTCCCGCGATTGATGTGTTAGCCAGCATTAGCCGGGTCATGAAGGATATTGCACCACGTGACCAGATTGACGCTGCCGAGAATATTAAGCGCCTGATGGCGGTTTATAAAGATTCGGAGGACCTGATTAACATTGGGGCTTATCAGCAGGGGTCGAATGCAGAAATTGACGAATCTATGGATCGCATACGGGATATATGGGATTTTACAAGGCAAAGAACGGATGAAAAGGTTGAGCTGGACGAGGTTCGTGAGCGTTTGATTTCTGAATTTACGAGGAGATGAAGGTTGAACGATGAGATTTCAGTATTCCTTTCAGAAAGTTGTAGACTTGAAAACCAACGAGAAGTCACAGGCCGAATGGCTGCTTTCCAGTGCTGTCGGACAATTGCAGGCTGAGGAGCAGACATTGATACAGCTATTAGGCGAAAGGAATCGGGTCATATCAGCCATTCAAAAGGCTGCCGAGGATTGCGCGCCGCTCTCTGCCATTCAGGAATTGCAGGCTTACGTCAATCATCTGGATCAATGTATCACACGCAAGCATAGGGACGTTCAATATGCGCAGCAAAATGTGCAAAGCAAACAAACCGTTTTGACCGATAAAATGCTGGATGAACAAGTTTGGCTGAAAGCGAGAGAGAAGGCCAACGTGAAATTCCAACAGGAAATGCTCCTGCGCGAGCAGAACGAGCTGGATGAAATGGCTTCCGTGAGATTTGCCATGAAAGCCCGGTAAGCGGAAAGTCACAGGATGCGCATATCAGCTGCCTGAGGAGGAAGACGATGGCACGGAATTTAGCAGAAAATGAACTGGATATGGATTTGGAAAAAGAGTCAGGCGGGGGATTTGAACGGTTTATGTTTTTCCTGATTCCGATTGTTTTTACAATCGTTCTGGTCGGGGTCCTGCTTACGCTGTTCAATATGGATTTCAGAAGTGAAATGATTTCATTGGGAAACAAGATTCCGATTGTGAAGAATTGGATTCCTGAACCGAAAGACAAGGTTGCCAAGGGCAAAGAGGCTGATCAGAAAGCCCAGTCCCAAAGCTCTGAAGCTACTATCCAGCAGCTTAAGACAGATTTGGCCAAGCAGACGGAGGAACTCCAAAAGGCTGCGGCCGCCAAAACAACTCAGGATAAAAAGGTTACAGAGCTACAAAATCAGGTCAATACGCTGCAAACGCAACAGGAACAACAGCCGCAAGCCAGTCAGCAGGGACAGACAGGTACGCAAGCGGCAGACGGTACAGCGAATGAAGACCCATATGTAAAACAGGCCAGAGACCTTGCTTCCATGTATGAAGGAATGACGGCAAGTAAGGCAGCACCGATTATGGAAAACTTGACAACCGAAGAAACGGTGCAACTGCTAAGCTACATGGACCCTGCGAACAGTGCGAAGATTTTACAAAAGATGGATGCTAAAAAGGCGGCCGATATCACAATGGCTCTGAAGAACGTAACGCCATCTACAGATTTGTCGGTGGCTGCGTTGCAGTCCCGCTTGAAAAAGGATCAAAGCACTACAGCGGGAACAACGAGTAAAAGTCTGCAAAACACTCAAATTAGCAGTACATTCGCTTCCATGGACAAGAAAAGTGGTGCCGAGCTTATTTTACAAACTTACAAAATCAGTCCAGACAAGGCATTGAACATATTGAATACAGTAGATGATTCGACACGTGCTTCTTTACTGCAAAATATGTCTGCGAAGGATGCTGCACAGACGGCGAAAATTTTGAACAAGCTAATGGGCAGCAAGTGATTTGAATGAAGGGAGGTGAAAAAATAAATGACACTTATTTCTCAAAGTGTATCTCTCAGCAGTTCCAGTCAGACAGCTGGTAGCACAGCTAGTACGGCGACAACTTCAACAGCAGGGACGGCAGTAGCCGGAGCCACAGGCGGTGCTTTTAATCAGACGCTTACGCAAATGATGACTGGCGGGCAAACGGGTTCTACAAGCACAGATGCTGGGAAATCTCCATTAGTTATGGTGCTGCCGTTGATTACTGCCGGAGAATCGACAGAAGTTTCAGCAGAACCGCTTGTTGAGACACTGGCTCCATTATTGCAAAATCTTGAAAAGCTCGATGATCAGGTAGCAGCTGATCCAGCCTTGTTCGCAGCTCTGCAGTCGTGGGTTCAGCAAGTACAGCAGCTTTTAGGCGGTGGAGGGGAACAGCAAACAGACGGGGCGGAAACGAATGAGGCGACAGGCATAACGGCTTTGGCAGCTCATCCGGCTACCATTCGGTTTGCATTACAGGATGCTTTGTCACAGCTTGCAAATATAGCGAATCAGGCTACGGGCGATCAAAAGTCTCAGATTACACAGTTGTTACAATCGCTTCAAAATACGACGACTGGTACGGGAGTTATTTCCGATGAGCAGTGGACCGGCGTACTGAAAGCTGTGGAGCTTGCTGATGGCGCAGATTCACAAGCAGTTCAGCCTTCCACGAATCGGACGAATGGCACTCAAACATTAACGGCTGTTTCTACAGACAAACAGGTTGTTGCTACTGAGCAGCAAACGAGTCAAGGGGGGACAAGCCAGCAAGGTACAGAAGGACAACGCTCATCAGCTAATATTCATATTCAAGCCGCTGTTAAAGCGACTCCAACGGATGAAACTGGTGCAGTAGCAGACGTAACCGAGCAGGCTGATCCGGCAGCGGCCGACAGTCAAACTTCTGTAATTACGACCGCAGGCCAGCTTTCGGTGCAGACGCAAGGCACAACTCCTTCCGCTCCGGCGCAGCCTGTTGTACATGTACGACAATTTGCTAAGGAAATGACTGAATTTGTAGTGCAAAAGCTTGATATCGTGAAACATTCTGGATTAACGGAAGCGACGATCATGCTCCGCCCAGATCATTTGGGACAGCTTGAAGTTAAACTGACGATGCAGAATGGGCACTTGGTCGCCCAGTTCATGACTGAGCACAGTGGAGCTAAGGATTTGCTCGAACAGCAAATGTCACAGTTGCGTGCAAGTCTTCAAAGCCAAGGTATTCAGGTAGATAAAGTCGAAGTGACGCAAAATGAATCACTCTCTTCCCACATGTATCAGGATGGCCGTGGATCAAGTGCAAATCAGCAGCAACAATCCGAGCAACGTTCCAAGTCACGGAGTAGAGAAGAAGCCGAGGATGCTCTGAAGGTAGCTGAAATGGCGGAGGAACTCCGCAACTGGACAGTAGAACAACGCACAGATGATGTAAATCGGACAGGCTCCTTTACAGCACAAGCGTAGCATGGAGGTGAGAACACAATGACGACTGTGGACAGTAATGTATCCACCAGCAACGTCTGGCCGAATTACAACGTGAATAACGTCAAAATGGCAAGCACCAAGGATACCAAAACGATGGGTAAGGATCAATTTTTAAAAATTTTGATTACCCAGCTACAAAATCAGGATCCAATGCAGCCTTTGGAAGATAAGGAATTTATCGCGCAAATGGCGCAATTTTCTTCCGTGGAGCAGTTGATGAACATTTCTACTCAATTGAATACGTTGGGACAGTCTTTAGGAATATCCTCCGGTTTGATTGGGAAAGAAGTCAGTTGGATCGAGGCAGGTAAAAAGGATTCAATTACAGGTGAAACGGGCGCAGGTGCGGTGAAAAGTGGAATCGTGGATTCCATCGTTATTCGTGACGGTGTGCAGTACGCCAAAATAGGATCGTCAGAGGTAGCACTGAAAGATGTGACATCGGTAAGTCAGGCTCAAACAGCGGCTTCCTCAGCAGGGACATCGGATACTACAACTTCTTCCTCTACTGGAAGTGGTGAGACACATGAATGACCGGATAACGGTCGGACGTCTTTTTCCCGCCAAAGTCCCTCCGGCAGCGATCTTGCAGAACCGGATAAATCCGGTACCGAAGGATGGTAGGCCATTCGGACAGGTGTTGCAGGATCAAGTACTCAAGCTGAGCAACCATGCAGCAAAGCGTTTGGAGCAGCGGGGGATAGAGCTGAGAAGTGACCAGATGGCGAAGATTAACTCCGCTGTGGATAAGGCAGCTGCCAAAGGCGCCAAGGAATCATTGATTTTAATGCAGGATATGGCGTTGATCGTAAGTGTGCCCAACCGGACAGTAGTTACCGCGATGGATAAGCAATCCATGCAGGATAACGTATTTACGCAAATCGATAGCGCTGTTATTATTTCATAGAAAATTTAGCAAGAAGTGGCTGGCCCGAGCAGGAAAGCCATGAAGAAGCCGCGGATCGACTGATGCGGTTAATCGAGCAAGCATTCAGAGGAGGATTTATACTCAATGTTGAGATCAATGTATTCGGGTGTATCGGGTATGAAGGGCTTTCAAACAAAGCTGGACGTTATCGGTAACAACATTGCAAACGTAAATACAACAGGCTTCAAGTCCAGCCGCGTCATGTTCAAGGATATTTTGAGCCAAACGAGTTCGGGCGCAAGTGCGCCGGATGCAACGACTACTGCGGGGCAAAACGCCAAGCAGGTCGGTTTAGGGGTATCGGTCAGCTCAATTGATACACTTCATCTTCCAGGTAGTGCCATGACTACGAACAATCCGACAGATTTGCGGATTAACGGTGACGGGTTTTTCCTGATCAAAATGAATGATGCACAGGATGTTCCTTATCTAACTCGCGCGGGTGATTTTCACGTGGATGCGAACCGAAATTTGGTTACCTCAGATGGATTTTTCGTAGGAGACGCGGGTGGGGATCCGATCACACTTGCTGACAATGTTACATCGTTCTCTATCTCGCAGGACGGTACGATTGTACAACAATTGGATGATGGCACAGTAGACAATGGCACGCAAATTGGTATAGCCAGAGTCACAAACCCAGAAGGGTTGGAGAAAATTGGCGGCAGCTTGTACCGTACCACGGTTAACTCCAATATCGATGCACTTGAGCCTGGAGTAGCCAATTCGGAGGGCCGGGGTGCTATCATTGCAGGCCAGCTAGAAATGTCCAACGTCGATTTGACAGGTGAATTTACCGAAATGATCGTGGCGCAGCGCGGCTTCCAGGCGAACTCACGTATCATTACGACCTCGGATGAAGTGCTTCAGGAAGTTGTAAACTTGAAACGATAATCGCATCTAAACGCGGGGGAGTAAAGGCTCCCCCGCTCCTATCAGGAGGTTGGTGTTACGATGATCCCGTTAACGCGGCTGAACGGCTCGCCTATGTGGCTTAATGCTCTGCTCATTGAGACTGTGGAGGAAACGCCGGATACATACGTCACTTTAGTGACGGGGAAACGGTTGATTGTATTGGAAAAAGCGGCAGATGTCGTCTCCTTGATCAAGGGTTACAGCCGTGAAATCGGCATACATGCCGCCACGATAAAAGTGCAACAAATGGAGGAAGACGAATGAAAAAGATGCTGCCATGGCTCATTACAATTTTACTCGCGATTACTTTGATTGCAGGTGCGGCCTTTGTACTTATACCAGCGCTTAGTGGGAAGAAGTCGGAAGCCACTCCAAATGCGCAAGCCGCTCAAGCAGAACAGCTTCCCCGACTGTCAGCAGATGAATTAGTGGAAGTGAGTTCTGAAATTACTGGTATCAAAACAAATTTGGCAGACGCCGATTATATTGTCCAAATGAACCTTTCCTTTCAATTAAACGATGCTAAAGCAAAGGAATCTTTTGAAAAAATCAAGGACATCAGTATCAAGCCAATCGTTATTCAATTACTTGCAGACACCAAGCCTGATGAGCTCAGAACAGCTAAAGGCCGGGACCAGTTCAGTGACAAGCTGACGGATCTCATCAACAAGTCGCTCCCTGAAGGTCACCTGGGGAACGCCAAAATTACAGACTTTTTGCTGGCAGCCATTTGATTCCAGGTGAACTTGTCAGAACATGTAAGGGGGTGAATAACATTGGTGGATGTAATGTCGCAAGGGGAAATTGATGCCCTTTTAGCAGCTCTATCGTCCGGTGAAATGGATGCGGAAGAACTTAAAAAGGAAGATACACAAAAGAAAGTTCGCGCTTATGACTTCAAAAGAGCGCTTCGGTTTTCCAAGGATCATATTCGGAGTTTGACGCGGATACACGAAAATTTTGCGCGGTATCTGACCACTTATTTTTCAGCACAGCTCCGGACGTTTGTCCAAATTAATGTCGTTCAGGTGGAGCAGCTTCCTTATGATGAATTCATTCGCTCCATTCCCAAAATGACCATTTTGAACATTTTTGAAGCCGAGCCGCTGGAAGGACGCATGGTGCTTGAGGTTCACCCGAACGTAGCGTTTGCAATGCTGGACAGGCTTCTCGGAGGAACCGGAGCAGCGCCGTCCAAG
Proteins encoded:
- a CDS encoding FliH/SctL family protein, with amino-acid sequence MSNLIKSFQYVPVEALKTIDVAHTYAPETSDEEVTTEHIEPEPQRDYETERLRDEMLNDAKDFAERQVREAAEEAERMLQEAQQQIETWWQERREQDEQLTESLKADGFQQGYEEGQKLAEAELQAKSEQMMVEAQDILRQAYETKEQLIQEAEPFLVELSSAIAEKVIEKQLSIEPEYTIELIRKNLARKREKGTITLCVSPQHFAFVQGAREELSLTVDSQAELQIIPDGTVKDRGCVIRSSFGSVDARIDTQLAEIKKELLRLAHENEERRHEGA
- the fliG gene encoding flagellar motor switch protein FliG, whose protein sequence is MAKASSQGLTGRQKAAILLITMGPEVSAQIFKHLRDEEIEQLTLEIANVRKVDAAEKDSIMAEFHQICLAQEYISQGGINYAKEILEKALGSQKAVEVINRLTATLQVRPFDFARKADPNQILNFIQNENPQTIALVLSYLQFEQAAAILSSLPQEKQAEVARRVAVMDSTSPEVISQVERVLEQKLSATATQDYTNAGGIESIVQILNGVDRGTERTILDSLEIQDPELAEEIKKRMFVFEDIVNVDNRSIQRIIRDIDNADLQLALKVSSEEVRDVIFRNMSKRMAETFKEEMEYMGPVRLRDVEEAQTRIVSTIRRLEEAGEIIIARGGGDDIIV
- the fliI gene encoding flagellar protein export ATPase FliI, producing the protein MKGLNTQRYMDHLRQLDPVRVNGKVTQVIGLMVESEGPDASIGDVCYIYPGKTAKPLQAEVVGFRDNKVLLMPLGELQSIGPGCDVVGTGKPLNVQVGSELLGKVLDGLGQPLDGSLIPSRMARYSTFNIPSNPLSRPRVQEPISIGVRAIDGLLTIGKGQRVGIFAGSGVGKSTLMGMIARNTEADVNVIALIGERGREVLDFIERDLGPEGLERSVVIVATSDQPALIRIKGALIATTIAEYFRDRGLNVMLMMDSVTRYAMAQREVGLAVGEPPAMRGYTPSVFASLPKLLERAGTGPTGSITAFYTVLVDGDDMNEPIADAVRGILDGHIVLNRGIANKGHFPAIDVLASISRVMKDIAPRDQIDAAENIKRLMAVYKDSEDLINIGAYQQGSNAEIDESMDRIRDIWDFTRQRTDEKVELDEVRERLISEFTRR
- the fliE gene encoding flagellar hook-basal body complex protein FliE → MIQNAMFNVQTPAIQQIQSPNNELTKATPSESLKDFGSFLKDALNEVGQQEAATHTMSDQFMAGKVDVDQVMITSQQALLSLQLTTQVRNKAIEAYQEIMRTQM
- the fliJ gene encoding flagellar export protein FliJ, yielding MRFQYSFQKVVDLKTNEKSQAEWLLSSAVGQLQAEEQTLIQLLGERNRVISAIQKAAEDCAPLSAIQELQAYVNHLDQCITRKHRDVQYAQQNVQSKQTVLTDKMLDEQVWLKAREKANVKFQQEMLLREQNELDEMASVRFAMKAR
- the flgC gene encoding flagellar basal body rod protein FlgC, which codes for MKINNGFDISASALTAQRLRMDVISSNIANAETTRAKVENGQAVPYRRKTVVLEPNQSRFADVLQAQMEGNGTGAAGVKVSQIQEDQSPLKPVYNPGHPDADKDGYVYMPNVDIMKEMVDMISATRSYEANVTALNASKAMVSKALEIGR
- the fliF gene encoding flagellar basal-body MS-ring/collar protein FliF, with translation MNERIAQYRDKISGYWNNFSKKQKILLVSTLAFIIIAIVVLTMQFTKTEYEVAFRDLNANDAAGVIKYLDSAGIPYQLNAGGTQIAVPTANADKAKVDVGSQGLIQKGSIGMSAFDQSSSAIGMTENEFNVKYNNALNGEVQQLLERMDGVQSSKAVINMPKENIFAGLEEKDKASASVQMEFEPGFTPNQQAIDGYFNLVKTAVPNLPVENITITNKEYELIPTAKGGQGGLSSGVEENMALQKKFESDVRNNVQQFLSKIVGEDKVNVLVMSQLNFDKVTSKEQLVTPVDQTKMKGIEISAQQIQESYTGSSGQTGGVAGTGTQDVPGYPGGSNSGNTSSDKSSSTINYEVNRIAKDIIQSPYTVKDLTINVAVEPPTGQQTLDAATQAAIQNILVNIVRASLANSGITITDADLAKKVSVFSQTVPAPASTNTFFSASNPWVWGIGAAVLALLAGVIFLIVRGRRKQQEEELDEDLQLMPTPTEFPSITMESVTNESQVRKQLESLAKKKPDEFVNLLRTWLADE
- a CDS encoding magnesium transporter MgtE N-terminal domain-containing protein, producing MARNLAENELDMDLEKESGGGFERFMFFLIPIVFTIVLVGVLLTLFNMDFRSEMISLGNKIPIVKNWIPEPKDKVAKGKEADQKAQSQSSEATIQQLKTDLAKQTEELQKAAAAKTTQDKKVTELQNQVNTLQTQQEQQPQASQQGQTGTQAADGTANEDPYVKQARDLASMYEGMTASKAAPIMENLTTEETVQLLSYMDPANSAKILQKMDAKKAADITMALKNVTPSTDLSVAALQSRLKKDQSTTAGTTSKSLQNTQISSTFASMDKKSGAELILQTYKISPDKALNILNTVDDSTRASLLQNMSAKDAAQTAKILNKLMGSK
- the flgB gene encoding flagellar basal body rod protein FlgB, which translates into the protein MNLLGDMSFQKLQAGVQAANTRQRVMANNISNEDTPYFKRSEVSFEELLQQQMGGDVTPLRGKVTNAKHFQIGPTNSIPDAVVTKDGYSVMNNNMNNVDIDREMSLMAENQLRYNTYIQEISERIKMMRTAVEGR
- a CDS encoding flagellar hook-length control protein FliK translates to MTLISQSVSLSSSSQTAGSTASTATTSTAGTAVAGATGGAFNQTLTQMMTGGQTGSTSTDAGKSPLVMVLPLITAGESTEVSAEPLVETLAPLLQNLEKLDDQVAADPALFAALQSWVQQVQQLLGGGGEQQTDGAETNEATGITALAAHPATIRFALQDALSQLANIANQATGDQKSQITQLLQSLQNTTTGTGVISDEQWTGVLKAVELADGADSQAVQPSTNRTNGTQTLTAVSTDKQVVATEQQTSQGGTSQQGTEGQRSSANIHIQAAVKATPTDETGAVADVTEQADPAAADSQTSVITTAGQLSVQTQGTTPSAPAQPVVHVRQFAKEMTEFVVQKLDIVKHSGLTEATIMLRPDHLGQLEVKLTMQNGHLVAQFMTEHSGAKDLLEQQMSQLRASLQSQGIQVDKVEVTQNESLSSHMYQDGRGSSANQQQQSEQRSKSRSREEAEDALKVAEMAEELRNWTVEQRTDDVNRTGSFTAQA